Proteins from one Armatimonadota bacterium genomic window:
- the recG gene encoding ATP-dependent DNA helicase RecG, producing MERAGRSAAGPKKEASRHNPSLDTDVRYAKGVGERLAKVFSKLGIFTVRDLLTHFPRRYEDRRHMRRIAQLKVGETATVVGRVVVADNLRTPRSQTLLTKVAIQDDSGIAYLVWFNQWYLKNKFIKLLGRKIVVYGTAQPGNHGIEIINPEWEEVDEGVDPLSSNRIVPVYPLTEGLYQGTVRRIIYQALERFLPSVHDILPEKIREHRGLVGLAEALLNIHFPESETALEKARFRLVYEEFFLLQLALALRRQSFTAGEPGIAFRVTPECTKALYDVLPFELTNAQKRVIAEIERDMASPRAMNRLLQGDVGSGKTIVAVAAIMIAVHNGYQAALMAPTEILAEQHYLVLRRMLEALGLDVVLLTGSLPAKEKRLAKEKTASGLANIVIGTHALIQEDVEFAKLGLVIVDEQHRFGVLQRAALRQKGWNPDVLVMTATPIPRTLALTVYGDLDLSVIDEMPPGRKPIKTHFKPTSERPRVYEAIRKLVDQGRQVYIVCPLIEESEKLQAKAATELAEHLANDVFPNYRLGLLHGQMKPAEKDEVMSRFRDGEIQILVSTTVIEVGVDVPNACVMVIEDAERFGMAQLHQLRGRVGRGEHQSYCVLIGDPTTEEAKRRLEVISATNNGFQIAEEDLRIRGPGEFYGTRQSGLPSLRIADVLRDVSILEMSRQDAFELVKCDPNLTAPEHQGLKQEVMRRFEGYELVSVS from the coding sequence ATGGAGCGAGCAGGCAGGTCCGCAGCCGGCCCGAAAAAGGAGGCTTCTCGCCACAATCCCAGCCTAGACACAGACGTCCGCTATGCTAAGGGAGTGGGAGAGCGCCTGGCGAAGGTTTTTAGCAAGCTGGGTATTTTTACGGTTCGAGATCTCCTGACCCATTTTCCCCGCCGCTATGAGGATCGGCGGCATATGCGCCGGATTGCGCAGCTTAAGGTTGGAGAAACGGCAACAGTCGTTGGAAGAGTGGTTGTTGCTGACAACCTGCGGACTCCTCGAAGCCAGACGCTTTTGACAAAAGTAGCTATTCAGGATGACTCTGGAATTGCATACTTAGTTTGGTTTAATCAATGGTATCTGAAAAATAAGTTTATTAAGCTCCTTGGAAGAAAAATAGTTGTATATGGAACTGCGCAGCCTGGAAATCACGGCATTGAGATAATAAATCCCGAGTGGGAAGAGGTCGACGAGGGCGTTGACCCGCTCTCATCCAACCGAATAGTGCCAGTCTATCCGCTGACAGAAGGGTTGTATCAGGGTACCGTTAGGAGAATAATCTACCAGGCGCTGGAAAGGTTTTTGCCGAGCGTTCATGATATCCTACCCGAGAAGATTCGCGAGCACCGTGGTTTGGTTGGTTTGGCAGAGGCTCTGCTGAACATTCATTTTCCGGAAAGCGAGACGGCGCTCGAGAAGGCGCGATTTAGGTTGGTATATGAGGAATTCTTCCTGCTTCAGCTTGCATTGGCGCTGAGGAGGCAGAGTTTCACAGCAGGTGAGCCGGGAATTGCATTCCGAGTGACACCTGAGTGTACGAAGGCACTCTACGATGTTTTGCCGTTTGAGCTGACTAATGCGCAGAAACGCGTTATTGCTGAGATTGAGCGGGACATGGCGAGTCCAAGGGCGATGAACCGCCTCCTGCAAGGCGATGTCGGGTCGGGGAAGACGATAGTCGCTGTTGCGGCAATTATGATAGCCGTCCATAACGGCTACCAAGCGGCGCTGATGGCACCGACGGAAATTTTGGCCGAACAGCACTACCTCGTGCTGAGGCGGATGCTTGAAGCACTTGGCTTGGACGTTGTTTTGCTGACAGGCAGCCTTCCAGCGAAGGAAAAGCGCTTGGCAAAGGAAAAAACGGCGTCTGGATTGGCGAATATCGTGATTGGCACGCACGCGCTGATACAGGAAGACGTCGAATTTGCAAAGCTAGGGCTGGTAATTGTTGATGAACAGCACCGGTTTGGCGTTCTTCAAAGAGCCGCGCTAAGGCAAAAAGGTTGGAATCCAGACGTGCTGGTGATGACAGCCACGCCGATTCCGCGGACCTTGGCATTGACAGTGTACGGTGATCTTGATCTTTCGGTTATTGACGAGATGCCGCCGGGGCGGAAACCTATAAAGACTCACTTTAAGCCAACGAGTGAGCGGCCTAGGGTATATGAAGCTATTAGGAAGCTTGTTGATCAGGGGCGGCAAGTATATATAGTCTGTCCGCTCATAGAGGAATCAGAAAAACTTCAGGCGAAAGCTGCCACGGAGCTAGCTGAGCACTTGGCTAACGATGTGTTTCCAAACTATAGGCTTGGGCTACTCCATGGGCAGATGAAGCCTGCAGAGAAGGATGAGGTCATGAGCCGTTTTCGGGACGGCGAAATTCAGATTCTCGTCTCGACTACGGTAATTGAGGTCGGTGTAGATGTTCCAAATGCCTGCGTAATGGTTATAGAAGATGCTGAAAGGTTCGGCATGGCGCAGCTTCACCAATTGAGGGGACGTGTTGGCAGGGGCGAACATCAATCTTATTGTGTGTTGATTGGAGACCCTACGACCGAAGAGGCTAAGCGGCGACTGGAAGTAATTTCAGCTACCAACAACGGATTCCAGATTGCAGAAGAAGACCTGAGGATAAGGGGGCCAGGAGAGTTTTATGGTACGCGGCAGAGCGGCCTGCCATCGCTTCGAATTGCAGATGTACTGCGGGATGTTAGTATTCTTGAGATGAGCCGTCAGGATGCGTTCGAGCTTGTGAAGTGCGATCCCAATCTGACCGCGCCTGAGCACCAGGGACTGAAGCAGGAAGTGATGAGGAGATTTGAGGGCTACGAATTGGTCTCGGTAAGTTGA